The proteins below are encoded in one region of Paenibacillus albus:
- a CDS encoding DinB family protein encodes MQTLKRMIEHQIWADQLLLAALRANGGKPADAVKLMRHLATAEQVWVTRLNGESSAHLQLWSDEADLNALEELLASNEASYRAYMDSLTEEKLDEMIAYANQSGTPFSTSVRDILSQVVLHGQYHRGQINRALKEAGGTPQALDYILYSRMQQA; translated from the coding sequence ATGCAAACGTTAAAGCGTATGATTGAGCATCAGATTTGGGCAGATCAGCTGCTGTTGGCGGCTCTGCGAGCAAACGGGGGAAAGCCAGCGGATGCAGTGAAGCTGATGCGCCACCTTGCAACCGCGGAGCAAGTCTGGGTTACGCGGCTGAATGGTGAGAGCAGCGCGCATCTGCAGCTGTGGTCCGATGAGGCGGACCTGAACGCGCTGGAGGAATTGCTGGCGAGCAATGAAGCGAGCTACCGTGCCTACATGGACAGCTTGACGGAAGAGAAGTTGGACGAAATGATTGCTTACGCGAATCAGAGCGGTACTCCGTTCAGCACGTCGGTTCGGGACATTTTGTCGCAGGTCGTGCTTCATGGACAGTATCATCGCGGGCAGATTAACCGGGCTTTGAAGGAAGCCGGGGGGACGCCGCAGGCGCTGGACTATATTTTGTACTCGAGAATGCAGCAGGCTTGA
- a CDS encoding SRPBCC family protein gives MTVTNETKLTAEPGKQVILIEREFNAPRELVFEAFTDADLFVQWMGPSQLTMQLEKFDARDGGAWKYISKDPSGGEYAFCGVFHEVTAPQRIVQTFEFLGLPERGHVTLETAVFEELPGGRTIVKMESVFRSVADRDGMLQSGMEGGMNESFGRLVKLLETLRNR, from the coding sequence ATGACAGTAACGAACGAAACGAAGTTGACGGCAGAGCCGGGCAAGCAAGTGATTCTGATTGAGAGAGAGTTTAATGCGCCGCGCGAGCTCGTATTCGAAGCTTTCACCGACGCGGACCTGTTCGTGCAGTGGATGGGACCGAGCCAGCTGACGATGCAGCTGGAGAAATTCGATGCGCGGGATGGTGGAGCGTGGAAGTACATCTCCAAGGACCCAAGTGGCGGCGAATATGCATTTTGCGGCGTGTTTCATGAAGTGACGGCTCCGCAGCGAATCGTGCAGACGTTCGAGTTCCTGGGGCTGCCTGAGCGCGGACATGTGACGCTGGAGACGGCGGTGTTCGAGGAGTTGCCTGGCGGCAGGACTATTGTAAAGATGGAGTCCGTGTTCCGCTCCGTCGCAGACCGCGACGGCATGCTGCAATCCGGCATGGAGGGCGGCATGAACGAGTCGTTCGGCAGATTGGTGAAGCTGCTCGAGACACTTCGCAATCGATAA